One window from the genome of Cyclobacterium amurskyense encodes:
- the ggt gene encoding gamma-glutamyltransferase, with the protein MKTNYKKRLAFKNALFAVILIMTILSFNSFAQVAKENLRPAAMGKKGMVASANPLASLAGQKVLANGGNAIDAIVAAAVSLNAVEPYMSGTAGVGYMLFYSAKEDRVRSLVFGGWVPKSFKTQSLKGEAKAADGAGHGAIETVGPRIVAIPGNLAGWNRALEDYGTMTLKEVFEPTIDYLENGVPITEFDQAMWRGTVERVKPHKESVAILFKDGENPYEIGDIFTNKPLAKTMRRIADEGIEVFYQGDIAEQIAAAFKKDGGFITVEDLAMVPGRVQWTDPISIDYRGYKVYNNPPPGMGIQQLQTLKIMEGFDLKAMGHNSTEYLAHLMEAIYLSRIDTDKYVGDPDYVDVPVDRLLSDSYLDEQRKKVVERVKNRKIAEKSDFTESELELLGNLKDKMDPKYQYATTSLSAMDQWGNAVVIIQTHGGGFGSGYVAGKTGLIFNSAIDWMEKTPGLANSVEPWKAVGWCVGGMMQFHKDGKPELVVGSPGSFGILQSVPQVAMNYVDFGMNIQDAISAPRFRWKDELGSVPAKEIIIETRVDNEVLKSLRQMGYLLDTSLGDWSMTVGGAQGVSIDRKTGWIMGGADPRRNGYAVGW; encoded by the coding sequence ATGAAAACCAACTACAAAAAACGACTTGCTTTTAAAAACGCATTGTTTGCTGTGATTTTGATAATGACCATTCTAAGCTTTAACTCTTTTGCGCAGGTAGCGAAAGAAAACCTTCGTCCCGCAGCAATGGGTAAAAAAGGAATGGTGGCTTCAGCGAATCCTTTGGCAAGTCTTGCAGGCCAGAAAGTTTTGGCTAATGGTGGAAATGCCATTGATGCCATAGTTGCAGCGGCAGTCTCATTGAATGCCGTAGAACCTTATATGTCCGGTACTGCTGGTGTAGGGTACATGCTCTTTTACTCGGCCAAAGAGGACAGGGTGAGATCACTTGTGTTTGGTGGTTGGGTTCCCAAATCTTTTAAAACCCAATCTTTAAAGGGTGAAGCAAAAGCTGCTGATGGTGCAGGTCATGGTGCCATTGAAACAGTGGGACCTAGAATTGTAGCCATTCCCGGAAATCTTGCCGGATGGAATAGAGCTTTGGAAGATTATGGAACCATGACCTTAAAAGAGGTATTTGAACCAACCATTGATTATTTAGAAAATGGTGTTCCAATTACCGAGTTTGATCAAGCCATGTGGAGAGGTACTGTCGAAAGAGTAAAACCTCACAAGGAATCAGTAGCCATACTTTTTAAGGATGGAGAAAATCCTTATGAAATTGGTGATATTTTTACCAATAAACCTTTGGCAAAAACCATGAGACGAATAGCTGATGAAGGTATTGAAGTTTTTTATCAGGGAGATATAGCGGAACAAATTGCCGCAGCATTTAAAAAAGACGGAGGTTTTATTACGGTAGAAGATTTGGCAATGGTGCCAGGTCGCGTACAATGGACAGATCCTATCTCAATTGATTATCGGGGATACAAAGTGTACAATAACCCTCCTCCGGGAATGGGAATTCAGCAGTTGCAAACCTTGAAAATCATGGAAGGCTTTGACTTGAAAGCCATGGGGCACAATAGCACCGAATACCTTGCCCATTTAATGGAAGCCATTTACTTGAGTAGAATAGATACTGACAAGTATGTAGGTGATCCTGATTATGTTGATGTACCTGTTGACAGGTTGCTTTCTGATAGTTATCTTGATGAACAACGCAAGAAAGTGGTTGAAAGGGTGAAGAACCGTAAAATAGCAGAAAAAAGTGATTTCACTGAATCTGAACTTGAGTTGTTGGGGAATTTGAAAGACAAGATGGATCCAAAGTACCAGTACGCTACCACTAGTCTTTCTGCAATGGATCAATGGGGCAATGCGGTGGTAATCATCCAAACTCACGGTGGAGGCTTTGGCTCTGGCTATGTAGCAGGAAAAACCGGATTGATTTTCAATAGTGCCATAGATTGGATGGAAAAAACACCAGGATTGGCCAATAGTGTAGAGCCATGGAAGGCCGTAGGTTGGTGTGTAGGAGGTATGATGCAATTCCATAAGGATGGCAAACCTGAATTGGTGGTAGGTTCTCCAGGTAGTTTTGGGATTTTGCAGTCTGTACCGCAGGTAGCCATGAATTATGTTGATTTTGGTATGAACATACAGGATGCCATTAGTGCGCCTAGGTTTCGATGGAAAGACGAATTGGGATCTGTTCCAGCTAAAGAAATTATAATTGAAACCAGAGTAGATAATGAGGTCCTCAAAAGTTTAAGACAAATGGGCTACCTTTTGGATACCAGTTTAGGAGATTGGTCCATGACGGTGGGCGGTGCGCAAGGCGTTTCCATAGACAGAAAAACCGGATGGATTATGGGAGGTGCTGACCCAAGAAGAAATGGTTATGCAGTAGGCTGGTAA
- a CDS encoding sulfatase family protein, translating into MEKYTSIIAGLLLFLGLTGCGQNSDEQETSDRPNIVFIMSDDHAYQAISAYDNTLIETPNIDRIAKMGMLFTNATVTNSICAPSRATILTGKHSHINGKVDNHFPFDTTNVTFPQIFQEAGYQTAMFGKLHFGNSPKGFDQFKILPGQGKYYNPNFITRNEGNIRVEGYVTDIITDMTLNWLENERKKDDPFLLFYLHKAPHREWLPAGRHVEEFTKRSFPEPPTLFDDYSGRGRAAHEAEMNLLTDMHWAGDSKIPPAVMDELGIAPNSSWDKAAFDGEVGRMNPEQRAVWDASYNPMIEDFKKAYPNMTDTDKMKWRYQRYMQDYLGTIKAVDENVGRVLDYLEANGLMENTIIVYTSDQGFYLGEHGWFDKRFVYDESFKTPLLVAWPGKVAPGSTTNEMVQNLDFAQTFLAAAGIEAPKDMQGESLLPLLTGEGEWIRDAVYYHYYEYPSVHMVKRHYAIVTKEYKLVHYYFDADEWELIDRINDPMELKNVYDDPAYVEIQAELHEKLEGLREKYGDNSEISQKYLEEYLDFLQKNDSYAGGKNTELLDKIFDGRELSNE; encoded by the coding sequence ATGGAAAAATATACGTCTATAATAGCAGGCTTGCTTTTGTTTCTCGGCCTTACAGGCTGTGGTCAAAACTCTGATGAGCAAGAGACTTCTGATCGGCCAAACATAGTGTTTATCATGTCAGATGATCATGCCTATCAGGCCATTTCTGCTTATGACAATACGCTGATCGAAACGCCTAATATCGATAGAATTGCGAAAATGGGTATGCTTTTCACCAATGCTACGGTGACAAACTCCATTTGTGCACCTTCCAGAGCCACGATTTTAACAGGAAAGCACAGCCATATCAATGGAAAGGTAGACAACCATTTTCCTTTTGATACCACCAATGTGACTTTTCCGCAGATTTTTCAGGAGGCAGGTTACCAGACAGCCATGTTTGGCAAGTTGCATTTTGGAAATAGCCCAAAAGGTTTTGATCAGTTCAAAATCCTACCCGGGCAGGGAAAATATTACAATCCGAATTTTATCACTAGAAATGAAGGTAATATTCGAGTTGAAGGCTATGTTACAGATATCATTACTGACATGACTTTAAACTGGTTGGAGAATGAACGGAAAAAAGATGATCCTTTCCTACTTTTCTACCTGCACAAAGCGCCTCACAGAGAATGGCTTCCTGCAGGCAGACATGTAGAAGAGTTTACCAAAAGGTCTTTCCCGGAGCCTCCAACCTTGTTTGATGATTATTCAGGTAGAGGTCGTGCGGCCCATGAGGCTGAAATGAATTTACTAACGGACATGCACTGGGCAGGAGATTCCAAAATTCCGCCAGCAGTGATGGATGAATTGGGCATAGCACCCAATTCCAGCTGGGACAAGGCGGCCTTTGATGGAGAAGTAGGACGCATGAATCCGGAGCAGCGCGCTGTTTGGGATGCTTCTTACAATCCGATGATCGAAGATTTTAAAAAGGCCTATCCGAACATGACGGATACCGACAAGATGAAGTGGAGGTACCAGCGTTACATGCAGGATTATTTGGGTACCATCAAAGCTGTGGATGAAAATGTAGGCCGTGTATTGGATTATTTGGAAGCCAATGGCTTGATGGAAAACACCATTATCGTTTATACTTCTGATCAGGGTTTTTACCTTGGAGAGCATGGCTGGTTTGATAAACGCTTTGTATATGACGAATCTTTTAAAACACCATTGTTGGTAGCTTGGCCCGGAAAAGTAGCTCCAGGTTCTACAACCAATGAAATGGTTCAAAATCTGGATTTCGCCCAGACCTTTCTGGCTGCAGCAGGGATAGAAGCTCCCAAAGATATGCAGGGTGAAAGTCTCTTACCATTATTGACAGGAGAAGGTGAATGGATACGAGATGCAGTGTATTATCACTATTACGAATACCCTTCTGTTCATATGGTGAAGCGTCACTATGCCATTGTCACCAAAGAATACAAACTGGTACATTACTATTTTGATGCAGATGAATGGGAGTTGATCGATAGAATCAATGATCCAATGGAACTGAAAAATGTCTATGATGATCCTGCCTATGTAGAAATTCAAGCAGAACTGCATGAAAAATTGGAGGGCTTGAGAGAAAAATATGGTGACAACTCAGAGATCTCTCAAAAATACCTAGAGGAGTATTTGGATTTCCTTCAGAAAAACGATTCCTATGCAGGAGGAAAAAACACCGAATTATTGGATAAAATATTTGACGGTAGAGAGCTTTCAAATGAATAA